From Cheilinus undulatus linkage group 18, ASM1832078v1, whole genome shotgun sequence, the proteins below share one genomic window:
- the ppp2r5ca gene encoding serine/threonine-protein phosphatase 2A 56 kDa regulatory subunit gamma isoform isoform X2: MLTCNKSGDRMVVDAPNSNGPFQPVALMHFRDVAPAEQEKLFIQKLRQCCVLFDFLSDPLSDLKWKEVKRAALSEMVEYITHNRNVITEPIYPEVVHMFAVNMFRTLPPSSNPTGAEFDPEEDEPTLEAAWPHLQLVYEFFLRFLESPDFQPNIAKKYIDQKFVMQLLELFDSEDPRERDFLKTTLHRIYGKFLGLRAYIRKQINNIFYRFIYETEHHNGIAELLEILGSIINGFALPLKEEHKIFLLKVLLPLHKVKSLSVYHPQLAYCVVQFLEKDSTLTEPVVMALLKYWPKTHSPKEVMFLNELEEILDVIEPSEFVKVQEPLFRQLAKCVSSPHFQVAERALYYWNNEYIMSLISDNAAKILPIMFPALYRNSKTHWNKTIHGLIYNALKLFMEMNQKLFDDCTQQFRAEKNKEKAKSKEREEAWIKIENLAKSNPQLQHDHRKERPMVRRKSELPQDIYTTKALESHRRAEDMLTTHDGL; encoded by the exons ATGTGGCCCCCGCTGAGCAGGAGAAGCTCTTCATCCAGAAGCTACGGCAGTGCTGCGTCCTTTTCGACTTCCTCTCCGACCCGCTGAGCGACCTGAAATGGAAGGAAGTGAAGCGGGCGGCACTGAGCGAGATGGTGGAGTACATCACCCACAACAGGAATGTCATCACAGAGCCCATCTACCCAGAGGTGGTGCACATG TTTGCAGTGAACATGTTCAGAACGCTGCCTCCATCGTCCAACCCTACTGGAGCCGAGTTTGATCCAGAGGAAGATGAGCCCACACTTGAAGCTGCATGGCCACACCTCCAG CTCGTCTATGAATTTTTCCTTAGGTTTTTAGAATCGCCTGACTTTCAGCCGAACATAGCAAAGAAATACATCGACCAGAAATTTGTTATGCAG CTTCTAGAACTATTCGACAGTGAGGATCCCAGAGAGAGAGACTTCCTAAAAACTACCCTCCACAGGATCTACGGGAAATTCCTGGGGCTCAGAGCGTACATCAGAAAACAGATTAATAACATTTTCTATAG GTTTATCTATGAGACAGAGCACCATAATGGTATAGCTGAACTACTGGAAATACTTGGAAG CATAATCAATGGATTTGCCTTACCACTAAAAGAAGAGCACAAGATTTTCCTGTTGAAGGTTTTATTGCCTCTGCACAAAGTCAAATCACTCAGTGTCTACCATCCACAG CTGGCCTACTGCGTGGTACAGTTTTTAGAAAAGGACAGCACTCTTACTGAGCCG GTGGTAATGGCTCTACTAAAGTACTGGCCAAAGACTCACAGTCCCAAGGAAGTGATGTTCCTCAACGAGCTGGAGGAGATCCTGGACGTCATCGAGCCCTCCGAGTTTGTCAAAGTACAGGAGCCTCTTTTCAGACAGCTGGCCAAGTGTGTGTCCAGCCCGCACTTCCAG GTGGCAGAGAGAGCCTTGTACTACTGGAACAATGAGTACATCATGAGTCTGATCAGCGACAACGCAGCGAAGATTCTGCCCATCATGTTCCCAGCTCTGTACCGCAACTCTAAGACCCACTGGAACAA GACCATCCACGGCCTCATCTACAACGCTCTGAAGCTTTTCATGGAGATGAATCAAAAGCTTTTCGATGATTGCACACAGCAGTTCAGGGCAGAGAAAAACAA AGAGAAGGCGAAGTCGAAAGAACGTGAAGAGGCTTGGATTAAGATCGAGAACCTCGCCAAGTCCAATCCACAG TTGCAGCATGACCATCGGAAAGAGCGGCCTATGGTGCGACGCAAATCTGAGTTGCCTCAGGATATCTACACCACAAAAGCCTTGGAGTCCCACCGCAGAGCTGAAGACATGTTGACCACCCACGATGGACTCTAG
- the ppp2r5ca gene encoding serine/threonine-protein phosphatase 2A 56 kDa regulatory subunit gamma isoform isoform X1: MLTCNKSGDRMVVDAPNSNGPFQPVALMHFRDVAPAEQEKLFIQKLRQCCVLFDFLSDPLSDLKWKEVKRAALSEMVEYITHNRNVITEPIYPEVVHMFAVNMFRTLPPSSNPTGAEFDPEEDEPTLEAAWPHLQLVYEFFLRFLESPDFQPNIAKKYIDQKFVMQLLELFDSEDPRERDFLKTTLHRIYGKFLGLRAYIRKQINNIFYRFIYETEHHNGIAELLEILGSIINGFALPLKEEHKIFLLKVLLPLHKVKSLSVYHPQLAYCVVQFLEKDSTLTEPVVMALLKYWPKTHSPKEVMFLNELEEILDVIEPSEFVKVQEPLFRQLAKCVSSPHFQVAERALYYWNNEYIMSLISDNAAKILPIMFPALYRNSKTHWNKTIHGLIYNALKLFMEMNQKLFDDCTQQFRAEKNKEKAKSKEREEAWIKIENLAKSNPQFSVYVDSSDLNSPVAMETDIPLIEDVQRLKKTVEEGATQLQHDHRKERPMVRRKSELPQDIYTTKALESHRRAEDMLTTHDGL, encoded by the exons ATGTGGCCCCCGCTGAGCAGGAGAAGCTCTTCATCCAGAAGCTACGGCAGTGCTGCGTCCTTTTCGACTTCCTCTCCGACCCGCTGAGCGACCTGAAATGGAAGGAAGTGAAGCGGGCGGCACTGAGCGAGATGGTGGAGTACATCACCCACAACAGGAATGTCATCACAGAGCCCATCTACCCAGAGGTGGTGCACATG TTTGCAGTGAACATGTTCAGAACGCTGCCTCCATCGTCCAACCCTACTGGAGCCGAGTTTGATCCAGAGGAAGATGAGCCCACACTTGAAGCTGCATGGCCACACCTCCAG CTCGTCTATGAATTTTTCCTTAGGTTTTTAGAATCGCCTGACTTTCAGCCGAACATAGCAAAGAAATACATCGACCAGAAATTTGTTATGCAG CTTCTAGAACTATTCGACAGTGAGGATCCCAGAGAGAGAGACTTCCTAAAAACTACCCTCCACAGGATCTACGGGAAATTCCTGGGGCTCAGAGCGTACATCAGAAAACAGATTAATAACATTTTCTATAG GTTTATCTATGAGACAGAGCACCATAATGGTATAGCTGAACTACTGGAAATACTTGGAAG CATAATCAATGGATTTGCCTTACCACTAAAAGAAGAGCACAAGATTTTCCTGTTGAAGGTTTTATTGCCTCTGCACAAAGTCAAATCACTCAGTGTCTACCATCCACAG CTGGCCTACTGCGTGGTACAGTTTTTAGAAAAGGACAGCACTCTTACTGAGCCG GTGGTAATGGCTCTACTAAAGTACTGGCCAAAGACTCACAGTCCCAAGGAAGTGATGTTCCTCAACGAGCTGGAGGAGATCCTGGACGTCATCGAGCCCTCCGAGTTTGTCAAAGTACAGGAGCCTCTTTTCAGACAGCTGGCCAAGTGTGTGTCCAGCCCGCACTTCCAG GTGGCAGAGAGAGCCTTGTACTACTGGAACAATGAGTACATCATGAGTCTGATCAGCGACAACGCAGCGAAGATTCTGCCCATCATGTTCCCAGCTCTGTACCGCAACTCTAAGACCCACTGGAACAA GACCATCCACGGCCTCATCTACAACGCTCTGAAGCTTTTCATGGAGATGAATCAAAAGCTTTTCGATGATTGCACACAGCAGTTCAGGGCAGAGAAAAACAA AGAGAAGGCGAAGTCGAAAGAACGTGAAGAGGCTTGGATTAAGATCGAGAACCTCGCCAAGTCCAATCCACAG TTCTCTGTGTATGTTGATTCCTCTGACCTCAATAGTCCTGTAGCAATGGAGACGGATATCCCTTTGATAGAAGATGTTCAGAGGTTAAAAAAGACAGTTGAGGAGGGCGCGACTCAG TTGCAGCATGACCATCGGAAAGAGCGGCCTATGGTGCGACGCAAATCTGAGTTGCCTCAGGATATCTACACCACAAAAGCCTTGGAGTCCCACCGCAGAGCTGAAGACATGTTGACCACCCACGATGGACTCTAG
- the ppp2r5ca gene encoding serine/threonine-protein phosphatase 2A 56 kDa regulatory subunit gamma isoform isoform X3 has protein sequence MLTCNKSGDRMVVDAPNSNGPFQPVALMHFRDVAPAEQEKLFIQKLRQCCVLFDFLSDPLSDLKWKEVKRAALSEMVEYITHNRNVITEPIYPEVVHMFAVNMFRTLPPSSNPTGAEFDPEEDEPTLEAAWPHLQLVYEFFLRFLESPDFQPNIAKKYIDQKFVMQLLELFDSEDPRERDFLKTTLHRIYGKFLGLRAYIRKQINNIFYRFIYETEHHNGIAELLEILGSIINGFALPLKEEHKIFLLKVLLPLHKVKSLSVYHPQLAYCVVQFLEKDSTLTEPVVMALLKYWPKTHSPKEVMFLNELEEILDVIEPSEFVKVQEPLFRQLAKCVSSPHFQVAERALYYWNNEYIMSLISDNAAKILPIMFPALYRNSKTHWNKTIHGLIYNALKLFMEMNQKLFDDCTQQFRAEKNKEKAKSKEREEAWIKIENLAKSNPQSCSNGDGYPFDRRCSEVKKDS, from the exons ATGTGGCCCCCGCTGAGCAGGAGAAGCTCTTCATCCAGAAGCTACGGCAGTGCTGCGTCCTTTTCGACTTCCTCTCCGACCCGCTGAGCGACCTGAAATGGAAGGAAGTGAAGCGGGCGGCACTGAGCGAGATGGTGGAGTACATCACCCACAACAGGAATGTCATCACAGAGCCCATCTACCCAGAGGTGGTGCACATG TTTGCAGTGAACATGTTCAGAACGCTGCCTCCATCGTCCAACCCTACTGGAGCCGAGTTTGATCCAGAGGAAGATGAGCCCACACTTGAAGCTGCATGGCCACACCTCCAG CTCGTCTATGAATTTTTCCTTAGGTTTTTAGAATCGCCTGACTTTCAGCCGAACATAGCAAAGAAATACATCGACCAGAAATTTGTTATGCAG CTTCTAGAACTATTCGACAGTGAGGATCCCAGAGAGAGAGACTTCCTAAAAACTACCCTCCACAGGATCTACGGGAAATTCCTGGGGCTCAGAGCGTACATCAGAAAACAGATTAATAACATTTTCTATAG GTTTATCTATGAGACAGAGCACCATAATGGTATAGCTGAACTACTGGAAATACTTGGAAG CATAATCAATGGATTTGCCTTACCACTAAAAGAAGAGCACAAGATTTTCCTGTTGAAGGTTTTATTGCCTCTGCACAAAGTCAAATCACTCAGTGTCTACCATCCACAG CTGGCCTACTGCGTGGTACAGTTTTTAGAAAAGGACAGCACTCTTACTGAGCCG GTGGTAATGGCTCTACTAAAGTACTGGCCAAAGACTCACAGTCCCAAGGAAGTGATGTTCCTCAACGAGCTGGAGGAGATCCTGGACGTCATCGAGCCCTCCGAGTTTGTCAAAGTACAGGAGCCTCTTTTCAGACAGCTGGCCAAGTGTGTGTCCAGCCCGCACTTCCAG GTGGCAGAGAGAGCCTTGTACTACTGGAACAATGAGTACATCATGAGTCTGATCAGCGACAACGCAGCGAAGATTCTGCCCATCATGTTCCCAGCTCTGTACCGCAACTCTAAGACCCACTGGAACAA GACCATCCACGGCCTCATCTACAACGCTCTGAAGCTTTTCATGGAGATGAATCAAAAGCTTTTCGATGATTGCACACAGCAGTTCAGGGCAGAGAAAAACAA AGAGAAGGCGAAGTCGAAAGAACGTGAAGAGGCTTGGATTAAGATCGAGAACCTCGCCAAGTCCAATCCACAG TCCTGTAGCAATGGAGACGGATATCCCTTTGATAGAAGATGTTCAGAGGTTAAAAAAGACAGTTGA